Proteins from a single region of Numenius arquata chromosome Z, bNumArq3.hap1.1, whole genome shotgun sequence:
- the RNF170 gene encoding E3 ubiquitin-protein ligase RNF170 isoform X3: protein MSCPVCLQQATFPIETNCGHLFCGSCIIAYWRYGSWLGAIRCPICRQTVTLFLPLFGEDQQDATQVLQDVNDYNRRFSGQPRSIMERIMDLPTLLRHAFREMFSVGGLFWMFRIRIFLCLLGALLYLASPLDFLPEALFGILGFLDDFFVIFLLLIYISIMYREVVTQRLNR, encoded by the exons ATGTCCTGTCCAGTGTGTTTGCAACAGGCTACATTCCCTATAGAAACAAACTGTGGACATCTCTTCTGTG GTTCCTGCATTATTGCCTACTGGAGGTACGGCTCGTGGCTTGGTGCCATCCGTTGTCCAATCTGCAGACAAACG GTAACATTGTTTTTACCACTCTTTGGTGAAGATCAGCAGGATGCAACCCAAGTACTTCAAGATGTTAATGATTACAATCGGAGATTCTCAGGACAGCCCAGATCT ATTATGGAAAGGATTATGGATCTGCCCACTTTATTGCGGCATGCTTTCAGGGAGATGTTTTCTGTTGGGGGCCTCTTCTGGATGTTTCGCATCAGAATATTCCTCTGCTTGCTTGGAGCCTTGCTCTACCTGGCTTCACCTCTGGATTTTCTTCCTGAAGCCCTCTTTGGAATTCTGGGGTTCTTGGAtgatttctttgtcattttccttctgctgataTATATTTCTATCATGTACCGAGAAGTGGTAACGCAGCGGCTGAATAGATGA
- the RNF170 gene encoding E3 ubiquitin-protein ligase RNF170 isoform X2, producing MASHQAEVQSLKLDNDSVIEGISDQVLVAVVLSFTFIAALVYTLLRNEHQNIHPENQELVRALRQQLQTEQDASAGDRHRFYTDMSCPVCLQQATFPIETNCGHLFCGSCIIAYWRYGSWLGAIRCPICRQTVTLFLPLFGEDQQDATQVLQDVNDYNRRFSGQPRSIMERIMDLPTLLRHAFREMFSVGGLFWMFRIRIFLCLLGALLYLASPLDFLPEALFGILGFLDDFFVIFLLLIYISIMYREVVTQRLNR from the exons ATGGCCAGTCACCAAGCAGAAGTCCAGAGTTTGAAGCTAGATAATGATTCAGTTATTGAAGGAATAAGTGACCAGGTACTGGTGGCAGTTGTGCTCAGTTTCACTTTCATTGCTGCTCTGGTATATACACTTTTAAG AAATGAACATCAGAACATACACCCAGAAAATCAAGAGCTAGTGCGGGCTCTTCGTCAGCAGCTTCAAACTGAGCAG GATGCTTCTGCTGGTGATAGACATCGCTTCTATACAGATATGTCCTGTCCAGTGTGTTTGCAACAGGCTACATTCCCTATAGAAACAAACTGTGGACATCTCTTCTGTG GTTCCTGCATTATTGCCTACTGGAGGTACGGCTCGTGGCTTGGTGCCATCCGTTGTCCAATCTGCAGACAAACG GTAACATTGTTTTTACCACTCTTTGGTGAAGATCAGCAGGATGCAACCCAAGTACTTCAAGATGTTAATGATTACAATCGGAGATTCTCAGGACAGCCCAGATCT ATTATGGAAAGGATTATGGATCTGCCCACTTTATTGCGGCATGCTTTCAGGGAGATGTTTTCTGTTGGGGGCCTCTTCTGGATGTTTCGCATCAGAATATTCCTCTGCTTGCTTGGAGCCTTGCTCTACCTGGCTTCACCTCTGGATTTTCTTCCTGAAGCCCTCTTTGGAATTCTGGGGTTCTTGGAtgatttctttgtcattttccttctgctgataTATATTTCTATCATGTACCGAGAAGTGGTAACGCAGCGGCTGAATAGATGA
- the RNF170 gene encoding E3 ubiquitin-protein ligase RNF170 isoform X1, with amino-acid sequence MASHQAEVQSLKLDNDSVIEGISDQVLVAVVLSFTFIAALVYTLLRNEHQNIHPENQELVRALRQQLQTEQQDASAGDRHRFYTDMSCPVCLQQATFPIETNCGHLFCGSCIIAYWRYGSWLGAIRCPICRQTVTLFLPLFGEDQQDATQVLQDVNDYNRRFSGQPRSIMERIMDLPTLLRHAFREMFSVGGLFWMFRIRIFLCLLGALLYLASPLDFLPEALFGILGFLDDFFVIFLLLIYISIMYREVVTQRLNR; translated from the exons ATGGCCAGTCACCAAGCAGAAGTCCAGAGTTTGAAGCTAGATAATGATTCAGTTATTGAAGGAATAAGTGACCAGGTACTGGTGGCAGTTGTGCTCAGTTTCACTTTCATTGCTGCTCTGGTATATACACTTTTAAG AAATGAACATCAGAACATACACCCAGAAAATCAAGAGCTAGTGCGGGCTCTTCGTCAGCAGCTTCAAACTGAGCAG cAGGATGCTTCTGCTGGTGATAGACATCGCTTCTATACAGATATGTCCTGTCCAGTGTGTTTGCAACAGGCTACATTCCCTATAGAAACAAACTGTGGACATCTCTTCTGTG GTTCCTGCATTATTGCCTACTGGAGGTACGGCTCGTGGCTTGGTGCCATCCGTTGTCCAATCTGCAGACAAACG GTAACATTGTTTTTACCACTCTTTGGTGAAGATCAGCAGGATGCAACCCAAGTACTTCAAGATGTTAATGATTACAATCGGAGATTCTCAGGACAGCCCAGATCT ATTATGGAAAGGATTATGGATCTGCCCACTTTATTGCGGCATGCTTTCAGGGAGATGTTTTCTGTTGGGGGCCTCTTCTGGATGTTTCGCATCAGAATATTCCTCTGCTTGCTTGGAGCCTTGCTCTACCTGGCTTCACCTCTGGATTTTCTTCCTGAAGCCCTCTTTGGAATTCTGGGGTTCTTGGAtgatttctttgtcattttccttctgctgataTATATTTCTATCATGTACCGAGAAGTGGTAACGCAGCGGCTGAATAGATGA